A DNA window from Anastrepha obliqua isolate idAnaObli1 chromosome 5, idAnaObli1_1.0, whole genome shotgun sequence contains the following coding sequences:
- the LOC129249258 gene encoding zinc finger protein weckle-like, translated as MSNISLTKTEHWINNRSNPFIEEWRSWCRLCAKANAQYINVLSQQCHQSIPANINYTFNIASTIEDFFRVHIKEDEKLSPLVCTECFHVIASFVKFSENIKKVQQLYDDLQHSDDKAKLDLLALYEKYGLSKDETLLAKPNAKLPVEEVFIADSPITSTAHSSKFEVKDEKLSDELPTEVFIREFEKKDEFQDPFGEEVVNSGQKNCPPAQEDDSSTGSGDFNIKMDTSDDDEQELKNIAVNSESMESEDSSEISKESKYTCNICSQRFQRSGNYSVHMKKKHGVVICPQCSKSFDSESSLRRHMKDHRQLFPCQHCDRKFQTKEYVAQHVKFVHEDERPFICEACGDAVRTKGQLKEHMLTHTDYSPFECKECGKCFKQKQRLKRHMQIHGDKHICTECGKQLSTRATLNSHLLVHSDKMPHKCDYCGRLFKRAKTLKNHLIAHTGLRPYSCDFCDKTFSTGPSCRFHKKTMHPVELAALEASGVKTYTKNIPNLDVLKAVSRTAENLTPLASKQNGYANFDKKRDISTEDVNSKITETTNANVI; from the exons ATGTCGAATATATCGTTAACTAAAACTGAACATTGGATAAATAACAGAAGCAATCCTTTTATTGAGGAATGGAGAAGCTGGTGTCGTCTCTGCGCGAAAGCTAATGCTCAATACATTAATGTTTTATCTCAACAATGCCACCAGTCAATACCTGCAAACATCAATTACACCTTCAACATTGCTTCTACAATAGAAGATTTTTTTCGGGTTCAT ATCAAAGAAGACGAAAAACTATCACCATTGGTATGTACGGAGTGTTTTCATGTAATAGCATCTTTCGTcaaatttagtgaaaatataaaaaaagttcaacaatTGTACGATGATCTTCAGCATAGTGATGACAAAGCAAAACTAGATTTGCTGGCTCTATATGAAAAATATGGGTTATCTAAAGACGAAACCCTACTTGCAAAACCGAACGCCAAACTGCCGGTAGAAGAAGTTTTTATTGCTGATTCGCCGATCACTAGTACAGCTCATTCATCGAAATTTGAGGTGAAAGATGAAAAACTATCTGATGAACTGCCAACTGAGGTATTTATTAGAGAGTTCGAAAAGAAAGATGAATTCCAAGATCCATTTGGCGAAGAAGTTGTGAATTCTGGCCAGAAGAATTGCCCTCCAGCGCAGGAAGATGACAGTAGTACCGGAAGTGgggattttaatattaaaatggaTACTTCAGATGACGATgaacaagaattaaaaaatattgctgtAAACAGTGAAAGTATGGAATCTGAAGATTCTTCAGAAATCTCGAAAGAAAGTAAATATACTTGCAACATTTGCTCTCAGCGTTTTCAGCGTAGTGGTAACTACTCAGTTCATATGAAGAAAAAGCATGGTGTGGTTATATGCCCGCAATGCTCTAAATCATTCGATAGTGAATCAAGTTTAAGGCGTCATATGAAAGATCATCGTCAGCTATTTCCCTGCCAACATTGCGATCGAAAATTCCAAACGAAAGAATACGTGGCCCAACATGTAAAATTTGTACACGAGGATGAGCGTCCATTTATTTGCGAAGCATGCGGCGATGCTGTTCGCACTAAAGGACAGTTAAAGGAACACATGTTGACACACACAGATTATTCTCCTTTTGAGTGCAAAGAATGTGGAAAATGCTTCAAGCAAAAACAACGTTTGAAG AGACACATGCAGATACATGGGGACAAACATATTTGCACAGAATGTGGCAAACAACTAAGTACGCGAGCTACACTCAATAGTCATTTATTGGTGCATTCCGATAAAATGCCCCACAAATGTGATTATTGTGGCCGGCTATTCAAGCGTGCCAAAACGCTTAAAAACCATTTAATTGCACATACTGGCCTTAGACCATATTCTTGTGACTTTTGTgacaaaacattttcaactggTCCGAGCTGTCGTTTTCACAAAAAGACTATGCATCCAGTGGAGTTAGCTGCGCTAGAGGCGTCTGGGGTAAaaacatatacaaaaaatatacccAACTTGGACGTATTAAAGGCGGT CTCTCGGACGGCAGAAAATCTCACACCGCTGGCATCGAAACAAAACGGCTATGCAAACTTCGATAAGAAAAGAGATATTTCAACTGAAGATGTAAACTCAAAAATAACAGAAACTACCAATGCAAACGTTATATAA